The following nucleotide sequence is from Metamycoplasma phocicerebrale.
CTATTTTTAAGCAATACAAAACCTTTTGTAATTTTTATAAGTTATCCTGACCGTTTTAGTACTATACTATTTTTAAGCAATACAAAACCTCTAAAAATTAAATTAATTCAAAGAATAGTGTTTTAGTACTATACTATTTTTAAGCAATACAAAACTGGTTATAGATGAACCTATTGAAGACCCTTGTTTTAGTACTATACTATTTTTAAGCAATACAAAACCGTAGTTATCTCTTGTTTTACCATATGGGTGTTTATAGTGAACCCCTAAAGTTGGACCAAACAACGGAATAACTTTAGGGGTTTTTATTATGAAATTAAAAAATGAAGAAAAAATAAAAATAATCAAACTTTCAAATGAAGGTTATAGCATTAAAGATTTATGTGAAATGTATAATGTAAGCAAAACTACAATAGCGACTATTAGATCTCTATATAAAATACATAAATATGATTTCTTAAGCAAAAACAAAAAAAAATAACTATTCTTTTAATTTTAAAATTTGAATTATTAAATTAGTTAAAACTGGTCGCTCTATTCACGATATTGCTGTGAAATTTAACATAAATTCTGGTGTTATTTATAGTTGAATAAAAAAATATTTAAATTTAGATTATAATGGTCTTAAAAGAAAAATAGGAAGGCCATGTAAAATGAATTTAAATAAAAAACTTAAAGAAAAAGAAACAACAACAGATAAAGATAAAAAAATAAAAGAACTAGAAGAACGTAATGCTCAGCTTGAAATGGAAAATGATTTGCTAAAAAAATTGAGAGCCTTGGTTCAACAAAGGAAAGAGCAACAAAAAAAGAAAAAGTAATTGTTGTATATGAATCAAGGCTAAAATATCCTTTAAATAAAATGCTATTATTTTTTCAAATTGCTAAATCTACATATTTTTATATTTTAAAAAATATAAATGAAGAGGATTCTAACAAGAAAGAAAAAAAATTAATTCTTGACATTTTTAATAAAAATAAAGCAAGGTATGGATATAGAAGAATAACTTTAGAACTAAAAAATAGAGGCTTTATTATCAATCATAAAAAAGTAAAACGATTAATGAGTGAGCTAAATATATACGGTAAGCAACCTAAAGCTAAATATAAATCATATAAAGGCGAAATTGGCAAAATATGCAAAAATCTTTTATTAAAAAAAGTTGTTGACAAGAATAAAAATATTACTTATTTTAATAGAGATTTTCAAACTAGCAACATAAACCAAATTTGGAGTACAGATGTTTCAGAATTTCATATTGCTTCTGGAAAAGTATATTTATCACCAATTATAGATGCAAATAGTCGCGAAATTATATCTTACACAATATCAAGAAGTCCAAATTTTAAACAAACTATTGATATGTTAAAAATTGCCTTTAAAAAACACAAAAATTTAAATGGTTTAATTTTGCACTCTGATCAGGGTTGACAATATCAAATGAAAGAATATAGAGATATTCTAAAAGAAAAAAACATTCTGCAAAGCATGTCTCGAAAAGGAAATTGTTATGACAATTGTATAATTGAAATTTTTTTCGGAACAATGAAGAATGAAATGTTTTACGGTCATGAATATGAATTTAAGTCATTAGATGAATTAGAAAACGCAATGCACAAATATATAAAGTATTATAATGAAAATAGAATAATAACAAAATTAAGAGGAATGACACCTAAACAATATAGATGCCATTCGCTTAATAATTTAAAATAATTTTTTTAGTCCAACTTTTGGGGTTCACCCTAGTTTTAGTACTATACTATTTTTAAGCAATACAAAACCAAATGAAGTTGTGGTGTTGTCTAAATTATGTTTTAGTACTATACTATTTTTAAGCAATACAAAACTTAATAAGTACTACACAAGACGCTTTCATAAGTTTTAGTACTATACTATTTTTAAGCAATACAAAACCTCTAAGTATTATTGGTGGTTTAAGTCAATTGTTTTAGTACTATACTATTTTTAAGCAATACAAAACAATACGGGGACAAGCTTTATGATGAAATGAGTTTTAGTACTATACTATTTTTAAGCAATACAAAACAAATATTACGTCCATATATATTTTTGTATAGTTTTAGTACTATACTATTTTTAAGCAATACAAAACGTTTCAATCCTTAATTTTAGCGTCATATTCGTTTTAGTACTATACTATTTTTAAGCAATACAAAACATGCGATTTTTAGCACGTCATTTAGGACAAAAGTTTTAGTACTATACTATTTTTAAGCAATACAAAAGAGAAGCTAAATTTATTGCTATAGCTCCAGTGTTTTAGTGCTATACTATTTTAATTTATTGAAATTATTTATCTTTCTCTTTTCTTAGAATATGTTTATCTAAAATAAATTAAAAAATAAAGTAAAATTAAATAATCAACATAAAATTAAAACAAAAATTAAAAAAAGATTAAGGAGTATATTTTAGATGAAAGATAATAAAGATTTTGTAATATTTGGAATGGATAATTCATTAGAGCTAGCAAAGCAAATAGGAAAATTTATAAAACAAGAAATACAACCAGTAGATAAAACTGTTTTTGCCGATGGGGAAAGAATTTTATCAACTAATATTACAGTTAGAAATCGTGATGTTTATATTATTTGTAATACTGGTAAACCAGTTAATGATAATTTAATGGATTTAATGATTTTTGTAGATGCCTTAAAAAGAGCAAATGCAAAAAGCATTGTTTGTGTTTTAACTTATTATGGTTATGCTAGACAAGATCGCAAAGCAAAAGGAAGACAACCTATTACAGCGAAACTAGTAGCAGATTTATTGGAAACAGCGGGGATAACAAAACTTATTACTATTGATTTGCATAATGCTTCAATTCAAGGTTTTTTCAACATTCCTGTCGATGATTTAAGAGGACAATTTATTTTTTCGAGTGAGCTTAGAAAAAGAAAAGAAAAATTTGTTATTGTTTCTCCAGACCATGGCGGAGCTGTTCGAGCAAGACAATTATCTGAGTTGTTAAATGACGATGAACAAATAGCAATTATTGATAAAAGAAGAACGGGACCCAATGTATCTGAAATTATGGGGGTTTTAGGAAATGTAAAAGATAAAAATGTCATAATTTATGATGACATTATAGATACTGGTGGAACAATAATACATGCAGCTAAAACTCTAAAAGAACAAGGAGCAAAAAAAATAATTATTGCTGCTACTCATGGTTTGTTTTCAAGGGGATTCGAAATGTTTGAAAACAACCCAATAATTAACGAAGTTATAATTACAAATTCAATAGATCATTCTCATTTATCACATTTTAAAAAATTAAAAGAATTATCAATGGCTGAATTTTTAGGTTTAGTAATTCAAGCTAATATGAATAATAATTCAATTAGTGATATATATGAAGATTATAGCAAAAGATAATTTTAAGCAAATTACTCAAGAATTTTTGGGCGATTTGACAGAAGAAGTTTTATCTAAATTATGAGATTATTACTGTTTAATAGAATTAGAAAACCAAAAATATAATTTAACAGGTTTTTATAATGAAACGTTAGTTAAAGAAGGAATTATAGAATCAATATTAATATTTAAAGAGATTAATAATAAAATTATTAATCTTCAAAATAAAAAAGTTTTAGATATTGGCTCAGGAGCAGGCTTTCCTATAATACCTTATTTAATATTTAATCCAAACTTTAATTTAGTTATTTATGAACCAATGGATAAAAGAGTGAATTTCTTAAATTTAGTTATAGAAAAATGCCAATTAAAAAATGTTGTCATAAAAAAACAAAGAGCCGAAGAATCAAAAGATTATGAAAAATTTGATTTTATTAGTGCTAGGGCTGTTTCAGAATTAAAAAATTTAGTTGAAATTTCTCATAAATTGTCAAAAATAAATGGAACTTTTTGTTTTTTAAAATCAAACAATTTTGAAAGAGAAATTGAAAATGCTAAATACATTTCAAAATTATTAAAAATTGATTTTAACATAATAGAAATTGGTAAGTTTTTTAATATAAATAATGTATTAATATATTACAAAAAAAGCATTCAAACTCCTGATGGTATACCTAGAAAATGATCAACCATTATAAAGAATAATTTAAAAAAATAATTAATATTTTTATCTATTTTCGTAGCCAAATAGATATTTTTTATACTTTTTTTGGCTTTTATAGTTATATTTTCTATAAAAACACTTATTAAATAAAAATATTTATTAGAATATATAATTATTCTTATTACTATAGTAATACCTATTTGAAAGGAAATACAAATATGAGAAGATTATTTAAAGAGGTTTTTAAATCTCTAGCAAAAAACAAAGTCACTTTAATATGTTTAACCATATTAATATTTTTAACTACTTTTTTATTTACTTTATTAAATGATGTCAAAACATCTTATTCTAGAACTATAAATTCTTACGATAAGGTTTCTAGACTACACGATTTAACGGTTGACTTAGATATTAATCCTTCCGGTATTATTCCAAGACATGGGTACAATCAAATAGATAAAGATAACTTAACTATTACAAATAAACCAATTAAATTTGAATCATCAAAAAATGGTTCTATGATTTCATATACTATTAACTTATCAAAAGACAATCAACAATATGTAAATATTGTAGATAATATAGAAAATTGAAATGCCGATTCTTCTTATTATATTTCAACAGTAGATTTAATGAGTTTATATTATGAAGAATTAAAATCAGAAATAACAAGTGTACAATTTGAAATAAACAAAAAAAATCCTGACCCTTCTAAAATTCGTGAATTTAGTTTTGCAGGTGCAAATAGAAAATTTCAAGTTTATAAAAAACTAAATGGCAAAATAGTGCCTATAACTCAAAATTATAAAATTTTATCAACTAATAACATTAAATTTAAATCAACATTTAAATTAGGAGATATTTTTTCAATATCTTATGGGCCAAAAGGGCCTTTTGGACAACAAGTAATAAAAGATTCAATCATTGAATCTTCCCCTTTATTTATAAATACTTTAACAAAAGAAGCATCTTTTTTAACCTCAGATTATGATGAATGAAAAGCTCAAAATGTATTAGCTATAATAAAATCTGAAGACGTTTTAGACCTTTTAGGTTTTGAAAAAGAAACTAAATCAAATAAGTGACACTTTAATGAAACAAAATATGCTACTAGTCCCTTAAAAATAGCCGGAGATAAAAAAACAACAGATTTTAATATTAATAATAATGACATTTTAAAATCTGAATTTCAGTTGGGTACTTTTGCTAATAAATTTAATCTTGAAACAAATTCACCTTTATATATAGATTTAGAATCTAATAAAACTTATAAACTACATAAAGATTGAATTAGAAAAACGGAACAAAATATTACATACAATTGATATCGTTTTGTTTTAAATTGAAATGAAGATTTGAATGAAGATAAATCAAATTGAAAAGGTTCTTATTTTAAATATATAAATGATTTTTTTAAAAACAAACCAGATGAATATAAAAAGAATTTATATTTTTCATATTGAGATAAAACTATAACTACAAAATATTCAATTGGAGATAAATACACTCAAACTATTGTTCAAACAAAACCATTAGAAAAGAATGATGTTATTGGAGACAATGGAAATTTTAAAACCTATTGAATGGGTGGTAATAAAAATAACAATCATATTCCCCCCAACAAAATTGGAGAGCCAAGAAAATTGTGAAACATTAAGCAAATTGAATTTAATAAAAATTCAACCGAAGAATTAACAGATGAAGAATTTCTTGATATTTCTAATGTTGAAAAATTAAATCAATATCAAGCAATTATTAGAAATGGTGCAATTAACTTTGCTAGAACATCTATTTTAAAAGATATTGAAAATAGTGTTGGAAAAGAAAATATTGGAATTAGAAAAACAGTAACTGTCGAAACTGTAAATGAAGATAACGGCAAGAAAAATGTTTTTCATTTTGTTGATATGGGAGATAGACAACGTAAGATTCTAGGAATAGAAAATAACGTTGGAAAACTATATAATGAAACATTAAATCCTGGTCTGTTGCATAAAAGTATTTCTGATGATAATGTTAATAAATTTATATTGAAACCAAAACCAAATTCAACTGATATTGAAAAAATTCCATCAGTATATACTCACGAGATAATAGATTTAATTTTTCATAACTTTACCCCTAATATAAATTATTTTAATGCTGACATTAGATTTGAAAATTATTATGATTTTCTTTCGAACACAAGAATTCCTTATTTGACCAATGGTAAGATTTTATTATTAACTATAGCAAGTACCGAGAAGAAAACATCATCTGGAAGTACTATAGTTGGTGCCATTGCTATGCCAAAACCAGGAAAATATATTTTTCTAAAAAGAAGCAGTATAGAAGGGTTTTCTTCTGAAATTGTTTGAAACAAAGTTTTAATTAATGACAAAGAATACTTATCTTTAGATGAAGTATATAACTATTGCGTTTCGCAAGATTATACAATTAGAGGAGATATAGGACCAAATGGATGAGCTATGGTTAATCCGCAATTTAAAAATTCAATTAGTTTACCAGTAAGTTTTGGTTCTATTTCAAATGATTTAACTCAAGAAATTATTCAAAAAAATACTATTAAAAAATTAGCCGAAAGAGCTAGATCGGTTTTTATAGATACAGATTTTGCTAAATTATTTGATAAAAATGATATTTATAGATTATTTAAAGCTATTAGTGATTCTATTGAAGCAAATAACTTGCACTCATTATTAGCAATTGGTAAAACAAATCAATTTATTTTAGAAAAAACCATTTTAGATGTTATTAAATATTTAGTTAAACCGATTGACCAAGGAAATAACAAGAATTTAGAGTTTACAAATGTTAATGCTAATTCATTTTTCCATAATTTCTTTAATAACATTTTAGGTTACTTTAAAAAACAATATTTAAATTCAGGTACAACTGAAGAAGAAAGAGATGCTTATTTAATTAAAGAAATTAATAAATTAAGTGGATTATTAGGATTTTCGAAAATATATATTATTCCGCAATTGAATTTAAGTTTAAGCGATTTATTATCTCTTATTAAAAACAAAGCTAAAATATTTGATATTTTATCAGAAATTATTAGTTCAATAGATTTCATTAAATTTTCTTCAACCATTGATAGTTGATATGCAAAACACCCCTACAAACCTTTTACTTCAATTAATGATACATATTGAAGCATGGCACACGAAAGAATGTTTATATCTTTATTAAGTTCTGTTAATGAAAATAAATTTAAAAATGGAATTAAAACCTTAATTAATCAAGTAGATTTTTCTAAAATATTAAATCCGGATTATACTAATAGTTATTATGCAAAATGAATTAGTGCATATCAATTTTCAGAAGAAAATTTATCAGACGAAACAAAAGTTCACGCTAAAAAATTCTTTAAAGCTTTAGATGCTAAAAAAGATGGTAGTTATTCTAATATAAATGAAGGTCTATTTAAAATAATTTCAAATATAAATATAGAAAAATTTACTGAATCACTATCAAGTTTAATTAAAGAAGTGAAATATTCTATTACTGCAAACAACAAAATATATAATGATTACAATACAGAGTATTTATCTCAAACTGATATACTTGCAGCATTTATGTCTTCGTTAAATTCTTCTTCTAAAGGAGAAATTTCTTCAGGAAAAGTTAATCAAATTCAAAATGCAT
It contains:
- a CDS encoding helix-turn-helix domain-containing protein, whose translation is MKLKNEEKIKIIKLSNEGYSIKDLCEMYNVSKTTIATIRSLYKIHKYDFLSKNKKK
- a CDS encoding IS3 family transposase, which produces MVVYESRLKYPLNKMLLFFQIAKSTYFYILKNINEEDSNKKEKKLILDIFNKNKARYGYRRITLELKNRGFIINHKKVKRLMSELNIYGKQPKAKYKSYKGEIGKICKNLLLKKVVDKNKNITYFNRDFQTSNINQIWSTDVSEFHIASGKVYLSPIIDANSREIISYTISRSPNFKQTIDMLKIAFKKHKNLNGLILHSDQGWQYQMKEYRDILKEKNILQSMSRKGNCYDNCIIEIFFGTMKNEMFYGHEYEFKSLDELENAMHKYIKYYNENRIITKLRGMTPKQYRCHSLNNLK
- a CDS encoding ribose-phosphate pyrophosphokinase, encoding MKDNKDFVIFGMDNSLELAKQIGKFIKQEIQPVDKTVFADGERILSTNITVRNRDVYIICNTGKPVNDNLMDLMIFVDALKRANAKSIVCVLTYYGYARQDRKAKGRQPITAKLVADLLETAGITKLITIDLHNASIQGFFNIPVDDLRGQFIFSSELRKRKEKFVIVSPDHGGAVRARQLSELLNDDEQIAIIDKRRTGPNVSEIMGVLGNVKDKNVIIYDDIIDTGGTIIHAAKTLKEQGAKKIIIAATHGLFSRGFEMFENNPIINEVIITNSIDHSHLSHFKKLKELSMAEFLGLVIQANMNNNSISDIYEDYSKR
- the rsmG gene encoding 16S rRNA (guanine(527)-N(7))-methyltransferase RsmG translates to MKIIAKDNFKQITQEFLGDLTEEVLSKLWDYYCLIELENQKYNLTGFYNETLVKEGIIESILIFKEINNKIINLQNKKVLDIGSGAGFPIIPYLIFNPNFNLVIYEPMDKRVNFLNLVIEKCQLKNVVIKKQRAEESKDYEKFDFISARAVSELKNLVEISHKLSKINGTFCFLKSNNFEREIENAKYISKLLKIDFNIIEIGKFFNINNVLIYYKKSIQTPDGIPRKWSTIIKNNLKK